The following coding sequences are from one Plectropomus leopardus isolate mb chromosome 10, YSFRI_Pleo_2.0, whole genome shotgun sequence window:
- the LOC121949244 gene encoding RCC1 and BTB domain-containing protein 1-like: MVDVTKWPVFSLMGPQELSTIRKACVFGTSANEAIYITNDDEVYVFGLNCSNCLGTGDSQSTIVPKKLDFLSGRKVVSLSYGSGPHVLLATEDGELFAWGHNGYSQLGNGTTNQGVAPVLVSANLLNKKVTEVACGSHHSMALTDSGEVYAWGYNNCGQVGSGSTANQPTPRRVSSCLQNKVAVSVVCGQTSSLAVVDNGEVYGWGYNGNGQLGLGNNGNQLTPCRLVALQGLCVQQIVSGYAHSLALTDEGLLYAWGANTYGQLGTGNKSNQLSPVQIMTEKERIVEIAACHSTHTSAAKTQSGQVYMWGQCRGQSIVLPHLTHFTCTDDVFACFATPSVMWRLLSMEHDDFLTVAQSLKKEFDNPETADLKFCVDGKYIYVHKAVLKIRCEHFRSMFQSHWNEDMKEVIEIDQFSYPVYRSFLEFLYTDNVELPPEDAIGQNHTHTHTHTHTHTHTHTHTHTHLTNTNLPCYRLSLLCQGCWIWPPRTVRTASNVCVNIL; this comes from the exons ATGGTGGATGTGACCAAGTGGCCCGTCTTCAGCCTGATGGGGCCCCAGGAGCTCTCCACCATACGGAAAGCGTGCGTGTTTGGAACATCTGCTAACGAGGCCATCTACATCACCAACGATGACGAG GTGTACGTGTTCGGGCTGAACTGCAGTAACTGCCTGGGAACAGGGGACAGCCAGAGCACCATCGTACCCAAGAAGCTGGACTTCCTGAGCGGGAGGAAGGTGGTCAGCCTGAGCTACGGCAGCGGACCCCACGTCCTGCTGGCCACAGAGG acGGAGAGCTATTCGCCTGGGGTCATAATGGTTACAGCCAGCTGGGAAATGGGACAACTAACCAAGGAGTCGCTCCAGTGCTCGTGTCTGCCAACCTGCTGAATAAGAAGGTCACAGAGGTGGCCTGTGGCTCTCACCACTCCATGGCTCTGACTGACTCAGGAGAA GTGTATGCATGGGGCTACAACAACTGTGGGCAGGTGGGTTCGGGCTCCACGGCGAACCAGCCCACACCCCGCAGAGTGTCGAGCTGCCTGCAGAACAAAGTGGCTGTCAGTGTCGTCTGCGGGCAGACCTCGTCTCTGGCAGTCGTGGACAATGGAGAG gtgtaCGGATGGGGCTACAATGGCAATGGACAACTTGGACTCGGAAATAATGGGAACCAGCTCACTCCTTGTCGCCTTGTAGCTTTGCAGGGTTTATGTGTGCAACAG ATTGTTTCGGGCTATGCTCACTCCCTGGCGCTAACAGACGAGGGGTTGCTGTACGCTTGGGGTGCAAACACATATGGACAACTGGGCACCGGCAACAAGAGCAACCAGCTGAGCCCAGTCCAGATCATGACTGAGAAAGAGAG GATCGTGGAGATCGCTGCCTgtcactccacacacacatcagctgcCAAGACTCAGAGCGGTCAGGTTTACATGTGGGGCCAGTGCAGGGGCCAGTCCATAGTGCTGCCTCACCTCACCCACTTCACCTGCACCGATGACGTCTTTGCATGCTTCGCCACCCCCTCTGTTATGTGGAGGCTTCTTTCCATGG AGCACGATGACTTCTTGACCGTGGCTCAGTCTCTGAAGAAAGAGTTTGACAACCCAGAGACAGCCGACCTCAAGTTCTGCGTTGACGGCAAATATATCTATGTCCACAAAGCAGTTCTCAAAATCAG GTGTGAACACTTCAGATCCATGTTCCAGTCCCACTGGAATGAAGACATGAAGGAGGTGATTGAAATAGACCAGTTCTCCTACCCGGTGTACCGCTCCTTCCTGGAGTTTCTCTACACAGACAACGTGGAGTTGCCCCCTGAGGATGCTATTGGTcagaaccacacacacacacacacacacacacacacacacacacacacacacacacacacacacacacacttaactaACACTAACTTACCGTGTTAccgtctgtctctgctgtgtcaGGGCTGCTGGATCTGGCCACCTCGTACTGTGAGAACCGCCTCAAACGTCTGTGTCAACATATTATAA